One Bacteroidota bacterium DNA segment encodes these proteins:
- a CDS encoding DPP IV N-terminal domain-containing protein, with translation MKKIYMSIIICFVCNNLFAQKKQLSIEDAVLKRNTTLTPDRLQQLQWIPGTNDYSYIGKANGKEFIMIAHTDSKTPSDSTDATEKFLSIMKRYDNDFDRTQKIPTITWLSKDRFRFIYKNKILIYNLTFDNIINPYFTDFNGFENFDFANETKNLASTRNDSMFITVYNETILNGNPNNAHIILAPIKDGNVLGHAVHRNEFGINKGTFWSQKGSYLAYYDMDESMVTTYPIISLAEQPSKTKMIRYPMAGAKSHEVKVKIYNMLTKAQPVDVNIQGPEEQYLTNISWSADEAHIYIAIVNREQNHLWFNSYNSENGAFEKTLFEEKHDKYVEPLHPMVFLKNSPGKFIWQSNRDGYNHLYLYGGDGTLEKPLTTGNYEVTDYYGDDLKGNIYFQATKESPTEKHIYKLSIKGELLRLDTGEGMHSALFSEDYSFFIDQYSNIKLPRIVNLYNNVKGKIAKNLLNAANPLQDYSMPDIKFFTIKAADNQTDLYCRMLTPSTMKAGKKYPVLVYLYGGPHAQMVVNQWMGGADYWMHAMAEQGYIVFTVDNRGSMNRGREFEQITHRQLGTVEMADQLAGVDWLKKQDFVDATRMAVHGWSFGGFLTTTLMVKSPNTFKVGVCGGPVIDWSMYEIMYTERYMDMPIENPEGYKASNLLNYADKLQGKLLMIHGTSDDVVVWEHSLKYIKASIEKGKQLDYFVYPEHAHNVQGKDKAHLIVKITNYIKEGLK, from the coding sequence AAAAAATATACATGAGCATTATTATTTGCTTTGTTTGCAATAATTTATTTGCCCAAAAAAAACAGTTAAGCATTGAAGATGCAGTTCTGAAAAGAAACACCACCCTTACACCTGATAGATTGCAGCAATTGCAGTGGATACCCGGAACCAATGACTACAGTTATATAGGCAAAGCCAATGGTAAAGAGTTTATTATGATAGCCCATACCGACAGCAAGACTCCCTCCGATAGTACCGACGCTACAGAAAAGTTTTTATCCATTATGAAAAGGTATGATAACGATTTTGATCGGACACAAAAAATTCCAACTATCACTTGGTTATCGAAAGACCGATTTAGATTTATATATAAAAATAAAATATTGATATATAACCTTACTTTCGATAATATCATAAATCCTTATTTTACAGACTTCAATGGCTTCGAAAATTTTGATTTTGCAAACGAAACAAAAAACCTTGCAAGCACTCGAAACGATTCAATGTTTATTACAGTATATAATGAAACTATATTAAATGGTAACCCTAATAATGCCCATATTATATTAGCACCAATCAAAGATGGGAACGTACTGGGGCATGCTGTGCACCGCAATGAATTTGGTATAAACAAAGGGACTTTCTGGTCGCAAAAAGGAAGCTATTTGGCCTACTATGATATGGATGAAAGTATGGTAACCACCTATCCCATTATATCACTAGCTGAACAGCCAAGCAAAACCAAAATGATTCGCTACCCTATGGCAGGTGCAAAAAGTCATGAAGTGAAAGTGAAAATATATAATATGCTTACCAAAGCCCAACCTGTGGACGTGAATATACAGGGCCCCGAGGAGCAATACCTCACTAATATTAGTTGGTCGGCCGATGAAGCACATATATATATCGCTATTGTGAACCGTGAACAAAATCACCTATGGTTCAATAGTTATAATTCAGAAAATGGTGCTTTTGAGAAAACACTTTTTGAAGAAAAACATGATAAATATGTGGAACCACTTCACCCAATGGTTTTTCTTAAAAACTCACCAGGTAAATTTATTTGGCAAAGTAACAGAGATGGTTATAACCACTTATATTTATATGGAGGTGACGGTACATTGGAAAAACCGTTAACCACAGGAAATTATGAAGTGACTGATTATTATGGTGATGACCTCAAAGGAAATATATATTTCCAAGCCACGAAGGAATCGCCCACAGAAAAACATATATACAAACTTTCAATTAAAGGTGAGTTATTAAGATTGGATACGGGCGAAGGTATGCACAGTGCATTGTTCAGCGAAGACTATTCATTTTTTATTGACCAATATAGTAATATCAAATTGCCTCGCATAGTAAATTTATATAATAATGTGAAAGGCAAAATAGCTAAAAATTTATTGAATGCGGCCAATCCTTTGCAAGATTATAGTATGCCTGATATTAAATTTTTCACCATCAAAGCCGCCGATAACCAAACCGATTTATATTGCAGAATGCTTACCCCATCAACCATGAAAGCAGGGAAAAAATATCCAGTATTGGTATATTTATATGGTGGCCCACATGCCCAAATGGTGGTGAACCAATGGATGGGCGGAGCCGATTATTGGATGCATGCCATGGCCGAACAAGGTTATATAGTTTTTACAGTCGACAATCGTGGCTCCATGAACCGTGGTCGTGAGTTTGAACAAATAACCCACCGTCAATTGGGAACTGTAGAAATGGCCGACCAACTTGCTGGCGTAGATTGGCTCAAAAAACAAGACTTTGTGGATGCCACACGAATGGCAGTGCATGGATGGAGTTTTGGCGGATTTCTGACAACAACTTTAATGGTAAAATCGCCCAATACATTTAAAGTTGGAGTGTGCGGTGGGCCTGTAATTGATTGGAGTATGTATGAAATAATGTATACTGAAAGATATATGGATATGCCAATTGAAAATCCTGAAGGTTATAAAGCATCTAACTTGCTGAATTACGCCGATAAACTACAAGGCAAACTGCTGATGATACATGGCACCAGCGATGATGTGGTAGTATGGGAACATAGTTTGAAATATATAAAAGCCAGCA